The Betta splendens chromosome 7, fBetSpl5.4, whole genome shotgun sequence genome includes a window with the following:
- the krt5 gene encoding keratin, type II cytoskeletal 5, with protein MSVRGSSSFKSSYTTVGGGGGGGGGFKGGRRSFSSHSAVVSGGGGRVRASSAFGLGSAYGGGGGGGGYGGGAGFGGGAGFGSGGGFGGGGGGFGGGGGGFGSGGGFGPGGGGGFVPPITNVQVNQSLLAPLQLEIDPQIQTVRTQEKEQIKTLNNRFASFIDKVRFLEQQNKMLETKWSLLQDQTTTRSNIDGMFEAYIANLRRQLDGLGNEKVKLEGELKNMQGLVEDFKNKYEDEINKRATVENEFVLLKKDVDAAYMNKIELEAKADCIQDEINFLRSLYEAELAELQGQIKDTSVIVSMDNSRNLDMDAIVAEVKAQYEEIANRTRGEAEAWYQAKYQEMQSSAGQAGDELRNTKSEIAELNRMISRLQNEIEAVKAQRANLEAQIAEAEERGELAVKDAKLRIKDLEDALQRAKQDMARQVREYQELMNVKLALDIEIATYRKLLEGEESRIGSGGGNATIHIQSSSSGGGGGGGGSGGGFGYGGGMGGGMGGGGGGGGGYGFSGGYGGGSSLGIGGGGGYSGGSSMSVRSSGYSSRHL; from the exons ATGTCGGTCAGGGGTAGTAGTAGTTTCAAGTCCTCCTACACTACTGtaggtggtggtggcggtggtggtggtggattcAAAGGAGGAAGAAGGTCATTCTCATCACACTCTGCTGTTGTTAGTGGTGGTGGGGGCAGGGTTAGGGCAAGTTCTGCATTTGGACTTGGTTCTGCTTATggcggaggtggtggtggtggtggttatGGTGGTGGAGCTGGTTTTGGTGGTGGAGCTGGTTTTGGTAGTGGAGGTGGTtttggtggtggaggtggtggttttggtggtggaggtggtggttttGGTAGTGGAGGTGGTTTTGGtcctggaggtggtggtggctTCGTCCCACCAATTACCAATGTCCAAGTCAACCAGAGCCTGCTGGCCCCTCTTCAACTTGAAATTGACCCCCAAATCCAGACCGTTCGTACCCAAGAGAAGGAGCAGATCAAGACTCTGAACAACCGCTTCGCCTCATTCATCGACAAG GTGCGTTTCTtggagcagcagaacaaaatGCTGGAGACCAAGTGGAGCCTGCTGCAGGACCAGACCACCACCCGCTCCAACATCGACGGCATGTTCGAGGCCTACATCGCCAACCTGCGCAGACAGCTGGACGGGCTCGGCAATGAGAAGGTCAAGCTGGAGGGAGAGCTGAAGAACATGCAGGGACTGGTGGAGGACTTCAAGAACAA atATGAAGATGAAATCAACAAACGCGCTACAGTGGAGAATGAGTTTGTGCTCCTCAAAAAG GATGTGGATGCTGCCTACATGAACAAAATTGAGCTGGAGGCAAAGGCTGACTGCATCCAGGATGAGATTAACTTCCTCAGATCCCTCTATGAGGCG GAACTGGCAGAGCTCCAGGGACAGATCAAGGACACCTCGGTCATTGTGAGCATGGACAACAGCCGCAACCTTGACATGGACGCCATTGTGGCTGAAGTTAAGGCTCAGTATGAGGAAATTGCCAACCGCACCCGTGGTGAAGCCGAGGCATGGTACCAGGCTAAG TACCAAGAGATGCAGAGCAGTGCTGGCCAGGCCGGAGATGAACTCCGCAACACCAAGAGTGAGATCGCTGAGCTCAACCGTATGATCAGCCGCCTCCAGAATGAGATTGAGGCAGTCAAGGCCCAG CGTGCCAACCTGGAGGCCCAGATCGCAGAGGCTGAGGAGCGCGGTGAGCTGGCCGTGAAGGACGCCAAGCTCCGCATCAAGGACCTGGAGGACGCACTGCAGAGAGCCAAGCAGGACATGGCCCGCCAGGTCCGCGAGTACCAGGAGCTCATGAACGTCAAGCTGGCCCTGGACATCGAGATCGCCAcctacaggaagctgctggaaggAGAAGAATCCAG AATTGGTTCTGGTGGTGGAAATGCAACCATCCACATACAGAGCTCCAGCTCCGGCG GtggtggaggcggcggcggcagcggcggcggcttcggTTACGGCGGCGGCATGGGCGGCGGCAtgggcggcggcggtggtggcggcggcggctatGGCTTCAGCGGAGGTtacggcggcggcagcagccttGGCATTGGCGGCGGTGGTGGATACAGTGGTGGAAGCTCCATGAGCGTAAGAAGCTCAGGTTACTCATCACGCCACTTGTAA